GCAAGGCAGCGGCAGTGGGATTATCTTCATTTAATGTATTGACGGTTTGTGCCAATGCTTGTTCCAGCTGCGTTTTGGTGTGTGGAGCTACTGGCAACAAATCGCTCATGGTAAGTGCGCCGCTGGTGATCGTGCCCGTTTTATCAAGACACAAAACGTCAACGCGGGCTAGTGCTTCGATCGCTGGTAAGGTGCGGACTAAGACTTGCCGGCGGCCTAAGGTGAGCGCACTTACGGCTAAGGCCACTGATGTCAAAAGAACCAAGCCTTCAGGAATCATGCCGATCGTCGCTGCGGCGGTGCCTAAAATAGCATGATTGAGGTGGCCCCGTTGCCAATAGGCAGAAATGAATAGCGCTACACCTAAGGGCACAATAATAAAGGTCAGTACTTTAATGATGCGATTGATCGTATCTAAAAGGACGCTGGTCAGCTTTTTTTCCTGTTTGGCCGCATGGGCTAACTTAGCGACAAAGCTTTGCTGACCAACTGCAGTGACTTGAACTAATGCTTGACCACTAACGATAAAGCTACCTGATAATAACTTAGAATCGACGGTTTTATTGATCGGTTTGGCTTCGCCAGTCAACTGTGACTCGTCGACTTCGAGGCCATCAGTTTGGCGTACACGGCTATCGGCTGGCACCTGATCGCCGCGGGATAAAAATAAAATATCATCACGGACAATATCAGCCTGTACGATGGCCTGTTTTTGCTGCTGCCGGATCACGGTTAGTGGCGATTCCGCCAGTAGTGAAAGCTGATCGATTTTGTGCTTCTCGCGCAGTTCTTGAACGATCCCAATTATCGTATTAAAGGTCGCCACGCCGAGAAAAAGTAGATTACGATAACTACCAGTAGTGACGATCAACGCGCCTAAAATGAGGTTGATCAGATTAAACAGCGTTAACGTATTATCGCGCAAAATTTGTTGTGTACTCCGCGTCAATGAAGGTGGCGGTGTATTTTTTTGCCCGGTAGCGATCCGCTGCTCAACTTCAGCGGTCGTCAAGCCAGTTTTTAGATCAATTTTCGTCTGCAAAATCGTCACCTCCGAGCCGGAATTACTTTTGTAATAGCACGTTTTAGTTCTATTAAAAGTATAACATGGACTATTTTGTCTAACATTAAAACAGAATTGGCGAATTACGTGGCAAGACTTGCAAAACCGTTTTCATAACGACATAATAAAAGAAAAAGACTAGTGAGGCGTTTTTAATGGATGAACAAGCAATCAAACAGGCTAGTTGGAAGATTAGTTTTAAGAAGCAGCCGCAGGAACAAAAATATAGTGGCGATGTCGAATTTAATGGCGGTGCACTAGCAGCAGCGGTGGTCTATATTCAGTTGATGACGACGATCGCCAAAAAAACGCAAGTGGTCAGTGATAAGCGTAAATTTTATTTAGCAACTAAAGAAATTGGGCTACGCGATGGCTTTGCGGCCGATCAATATAAGATTCAATACATTCAAAGTGCGTTATTAGATAGTGGCTTTGATTTTACTTTAGAAAAGGCGGTTGGCGCTGAACTTGATGATAGTACGGCGACGATTCATTTTGCGGCTGATCCAATGAGCTGTGTTTGGCCAACTGAAATTATTGGTAAAGCATTGGCGGCACAATTGACTGATACGGAGCGCGCTAGCTTTAATCAAGCGGTGACGACTGCCGCCGACACACAAATGGCGTCATTGGAGCAGTTAAAATGAGCAGCGGAACGATTGGCAACCCCGATGCCCAAGTGGTTAAGTTATTTGGCTTAGATCGTTTGGCCAAAAAGAAAAAAGTTGTGAAAACTCAACAAAATAAGTCTAAAAAAAGCAAATGATTTTAGCGCTAATTGCTAAAATCACTTGCTTTTAGTGTGTAAAATGCTACTATTTTCTTGATAGATAATTCCTAAAAAATGGAGGACCAGCATGACAGAACATAATTTGGACCCGGAACTCAAGCTGATCGCTTTAAATGCTAACCGGCCATTGGCAGATAAGATTGCTGCAGCGACTGGTGTTCAATTAGCAAAAACATCAGTTAAGCAATTTAGTGATGGTGAGATCCAGATCAATCTTGAAGAAAGCATTCGGGGCGACGAAGTGTTTGTCATTCAGTCAATTTCCGATCCAATCAACAAAAGTTTGATGGAACTTATGATCATGATCGATGCGCTGCGCCGTGCTAGTGCAAAATTCATTAATGTCGTGATTCCATATTACGGCTATTCACGGCAGGATCGTAAAGCACGTTCCCGCGAACCGATCACCGCTAAATTGATCGCCAATTTATTACAAATGGATGGGGCAACGCGGGTGATCGCTTTAGATCTACACGCTGCTCAATTACAGGGTTTCTTCGATATTCCAGTTGATCATTTACAGGCAGCCCCTTTGTTGGCTAATTATTTCAAAGCGTGCGGCTTAACTGATGTGGTGGTGGTTTCACCGGATCATAGTAGCGTTGCGCGGGCACGGCAAATGGCAACCTTATTAGGCGGTGCGCCAATTGCGATCATTGATCGACGCCAGTCAACGACAACCGGCGAAAATCTCAGTATTATCGGCGATGTGGCGGGTAAAAAAGCAATCGTGGTTGACGATATGATCGATACTGGGCATCGAATCATCAGCTCAACAGAAGCGTTGAAGCGCGCTGGTGCAACTAAAGTTTATGCTGCTGGAACCCATGCCGTGTTTTCCGACAATGCGACCGCTAAGCTGCAGGCATCAGCAGTTGAACAAGTGGTTGTCACCGATTCGATCAATATTCCGGATGAAAAACATTTTGCCAAATTGGCAGTGGTTTCGGTTGGTGAATTGATCGGTAAAGCAATTCAATTGATCCATGACGATCAACCGATCGATGTTTTGTTCCATACTGTAGCTGATAAAAACGAAGATTAAGGACTTGAAGACAGTGAACCTTTTTACAGGTCACTGTCTTTTTTTAAATAAAAATGGCAATTTAATGAATAATCGATTAGAATTAACTTTATCAAATTTAAAAAGGGTGGTCATTTATGCGTGCAGTATTAACCGTTGTCGGGCGAGATAAGGTCGGAATCGTTGCCGGAGTTAGTCAAACCTTGGCCGAATTGAAGTTTAATATCGTCGATATGAGCCAGACGATCATGCAAGGGAGTTTTACCATGATGCTGATGTGTGAGTTACCCGCCACTGACGTTGATTTTGAACAAGTCCGCAGTCAATTAAATGAACTGGGACAGCAACTAGGCGTCCAAATTCGGATCCAACGTGAAGAAATTTTTGACACGATGTACAAAATTTAAGGAGGTGCCGCAGCTTGGAAACTAGTCAGATCTTAGAAACGATCCGTATGATCGATGAAGAAAATTTAGATATTCGGACGATCACGATGGGCATTTCGCTACTCGACTGTATCGATCCAGATATTGAGCGGGCCTGTGATAAAATCTATCAAAAAATCACTACCAAAGCGGCACATTTGGTTGAGGTAGCGGCTGCCATCGAAGCTGAATACGGGGTGCCAATCATTCACAAGCGAATCGCGGTAACGCCGATCAGTATCATCGGTGCCGCCACGGCGGCCATCGATTACCTACCGTTTGCACAAGCTTTGGATCGGGCGGCAAAAAAAGTAGGCGTTAACTTTATCGGCGGTTTTTCCGCGCTGGTGCAAAAAGGGTACCAAAAGGGCGATGAGATTTTAATTCACTCGCTTCCCCAAGCGTTGAGCCAAACCGAATTTGTGTGCGGCTCGGTCAACGTTGGTTCCAGTAAATCAGGCATCAACATGGACGCTGTTCGCGATATGGGCGAAGCGGTTAAAGCGGCCGCCGCACTTTCGCCGCTAGCGCCGGCTAAGTTAGTCGTTTTCGCTAATGCGGTGGAAGACAATCCCTTTATGGCTGGCGCCTTTCATGGTGTCGGTGAAGCGGATGTGGTGATCAATGTTGGCGTCAGCGGCCCTGGCGTGGTCAAGCGTGCGTTGGAAAAGGTTAAAGGCGAACCCTTTGACGTGGTCGCCGAAACAATCAAGAAAACCGCCTTTAAGATCACACGTGTCGGCCAATTAGTCGGCCATATCGCTGCCGAACGACTTGATGTGCCGTTTGGTATCGTTGATCTTTCGCTGGCGCCAACGCCGAAAGTTGGCGACTCGGTAGCCCGTATCCTCGAAGAGATCGGCTTGGAAACTGTTGGTACGCATGGCACAACCGCTGCTCTAGCAATGCTAAACGATGCAGTCAAAAAAGGTGGTGTGATGGCCTGCAACCAAGTTGGCGGCTTATCAGGTGCTTTTATCCCTGTTTCTGAGGATGAAGGGATGATTGCTGCCGCCACTAGTGGGGCGCTAAATTTGGAGAAGTTAGAGGCCATGACGGCGGTTTGTTCGGTGGGGCTGGATATGATCGCCATTCCGGGGGATACCCCGGCAACGACGATCGCTGCCATGATCGCTGATGAAGCCGCGATCGGCATGATCAACAACAAAACCACTGCTGTCCGGGTTATTCCGGCGGTTGGCGCTAAGGTCGGCGACAACGTCGAATTTGGTGGCTTATTAGGGCGCTCGCCGGTGATGCCAGTTAATACTGCCTCGTCGGCGGACTTTATTGCCCGCGGTGGTCATATTCCGGCACCAATTCATTCGTTTAAAAACTAAAGTCAGCAAAAAGAGAGTGTGACATAAGGCGCTCAGCTTTTGAGTATTAGCCTAGAGCGGCGAATAATTCACGTAGTGGATTATTTGACGATCGTAGCTAAACGGAAAAAGTTGCCTTATGGAACACGTTTTAACTATATTATTTGGAAGTACAAAAGAGGAGCTGTGACATAAATTATTTATGTCACAACCCTTTTTTAGTCCTTTCTAGCGCGCTTGATCAACTGGGCTAGAACGGCGATTCCCTGGCGAAATTCTGCCGGTGCCACGTAAGCAAATGATAGGCGTAGCGCCTGGTTAGTACCATAAATCGTCCCCGGATTAAACAAAATATGCCGCTTAAGCGCCGCTTGAAATAGCCGTTCAACATTGATCGTTGGGGCTAATTTGAGCCAAATATAAAAGCCACCGCGGGGGATCTGCCAAGTGGCAACGTCAGCTAAATAGTCTTGCAAACTAGCGAGGGCAGCGTCACGGCGTTGGCGCAGTTGCTGACGTAATTCAGTCAGGTAAGCGTCATAAGCTGGATCAGTTAGTAGCGCCGCTAACAGTTGTTGCGCCAGTGAACTTGCACCATAATCGGTTTGCATTTTGACGTCACTTAAGCGGCGGATGACTGCAGCGGGGCCGACTAGCCAACCTATGCGTAAGCCGGGAGCCAGTGTTTTTGAGATCGTACCTAGATATAACACGTTGTTGGCGCGATCCAGTGCTTTTAATGGCAATGGCGGTGGAGTTTCTAACCAGAGTTCCTGGTAGGCGGTGTCCTCGATGATCGGCAATTGATGTTTCTGGGCAAATTGCAGCAGTTGCTGGCGGCGTTGTAGCGACATCACGCTGCCAGTTGGATTTTGGAAGCTGGGGATCGTGTAAAGCAATTGTTGGGTCGTGCTGTGCGGCGGAATTTGCCAATAACAGAGGCCAGCGTCATCTTGGGGGATGCCGGTTAAAGTAGCAGCCGCCGACTGGAAAACTTGCAATGACTTCAGATACGTGGCGGCTTCGGTATAAACGGTTGCGCCGGGTTTAAGTAGCGCGACTGAAATTAAATCCAGCGCCTGTAGCGAGCCCGTGGTGATCAAAATATTTTCCGGTTGGACGTCAATGTGCCAGCGTTGTAGCCGTTTCGCCAGTGCTTGGCGTAAATTTAGCGCGCCTAATGGTTCCAAATAGTTCATCTGCGTAATTTGCGGCGTGATCGCCTGTAATTTAGCTTGCACCAATTTTTGAGGAAATAATTCTGGCGCTAATTCACCGGTGCTCAAGCGTAAGTAATTTTCGCCTTCTAGTCGATTGATCGTTTGGATCGTTGGTAAATTCGCGTTGAATTGCCCGTGTAAATAGGGCTGCCAATCTAGCGCTAACGACCAAGTGTTACTGGCAACGCGGGTACCGTCACCGTACGCACTGCTTAAAACGCCATCGGCTTGTAGATCGTTTAATGCGGTGACGATCGTGCTCCGGTTAACGTTAAATTGAGCGGCTAACTGGCGCTGAGCCGGTAATTTTTCACCGACTAACCAGTTGCCTTGTTGGATCTGTTGGCGGCAGTAAGCGCTGATTTGTTGATATAGTGGTGTGGTGACCTGCGGATCGGGTTGCCAATTAATTTCCATCGTTTGTTCGCCTCTTTTGTAATGGTTGGGAAATTTTTTTGAATTTGGTTGGGTGCAACGCTTGAATTTAACTCTATAATAACCACCTATTAGCGAAAATAAAAGTTTAATTAGTAAAGGTTGGTTGGTATGGCACATTATTTACAGGGATTATTATTTGGTTTAGCTTACATTGCGCCGATCGGGCTACAGAATTTATTTGTGATCAATACGGCCCTAGCCCAACCACGGCGGCGGGCGTTACGGGTGGCAATGATCGTCACTTTCTTCGATATTAGTTTGGCGCTGGCAACTTTTTACGGCGTCGGTAAATTACTGACGTGGTTACCGTGGTTGAAAATGGTCGTATTAGGTATTGGCAGCCTGATCGTGCTCTACATTGGCATCAGTTTATTGCGTGCGCAGGCACCACAACTGAAAAAAAGCGCCCCGACACAATTTAGTTATTGGCGGGCAACGCTGGCGGCCTTTGCGATTGCTTGGCTGAATCCGCAAGCACTTTTGGATGGGACGTTACTATTAGGGGCGTTCCGTGCTTCGCTGGCGCCGTTAGCAGCCAATTTTTTTATTGTTGGCGTTATGACGGCATCGGCTGTTTGGTTCACTGGTTTGACGCTACTAATTGCCTGGTTGCGCGACCGTTTCACGACTAAATTTCTATTGTTGCTCAACCGAATCTGTGGCGTAGTTATTATTTTATACGCCTTGAAGCTGATCAGCGAATTTTGCCAGTCAGTTTGGTAAAATTATCAAAAAGGAGTGAACGGGTATGCGGTATTTGATCTTGTTGCGTGGCGTCAATGTTGGCGGTAATCATCGAGTAGTCATGGCTGAATTGCGTCAGCAGCTGACTGATTTGGGTTTCAGTGAAGTACGTTCGTATATCGATAGTGGCAATTTGCTGGTTGATAGCCCATTAGCACTGGCTGAAGTTCAGGCGGCGGTGACCACGCTTTTAGCGACCCAGTATGATTTTCCGGTGGCTGCGCTGGTTATTGAAAAGGAAGCTTACTTGACTGACTTGGCGCAAGTGCCTGAATGGTGGGGCGCGGTTGGCGATTTGCGGCACAATGCATTGTTCTTTTTGCCGACCTTTACGGCGGCGATGCTGGAATCACTACGCCAAAAAATAACCACATATGATCAAATTCACTACGGCCAGCACGCGCTATTTTGGACGGCGCCCGCCAAACAGAATTACTCCCGCAGCCTGTACGCCAAATTATTACCAATGGCCTTATACTCGGCAGTGACGATCCGCAATCGCAATACAGCGCTGAAGCTGGCTATGTTGCTGCAGAAATAATGCATTCTATAAGGTGTGTAGTATAATAAAAGTAGATAAATAGTTTTCATTTTACGCAAAGGAAGGACTTCTGAATGTATAAAGCTGTTGTTTTTTTTGATTTAGATGGGACTTTATTTGACAACGATAAACAGGTGACGCCGGCCAGTATTAAGGCGATCGCACAGTTAAAAGCCAATAACATCTTACCGGTGATCGCAACGGGACGAAGTTTATTTGAAATTACCGACACATTGGCGCAGGCGGGAATTGATTCCTGTGTTTGTGCGGATGGTAGCTATATTCAAGTTGCCGGACGGCCGCTGAAAACGGAGTATCTGAAAACGGCTGATATTACGGCAATTACTGAATACGCACAAAAGACGAATTTGGCGGTTTCTTACTATAATCCTAATGGGTTTGTCGTCAGCCATGAAAATAAGCTGGTGCGAGCCAATTATCATGAACTAAAAGAACGGATCACGGTGGCGCCAGAAGCGTATTTGACGACTAAGGTCAACATGTTATTTGTATTTAGTCAGGAAACGGATAAGCAGGATGATGTCTATCGCAAGCAATTTGATGGGACGTTTAGTTTTTACCGCAATAATTGGCGCGGCCTTGATGTGGTCAAGTATGGGGTGTCCAAGCGTTCAGGAATCGAATATTTACTGAACCACACCGATTTAGAACACGTGCCAACATACGGTTTCGGTGATTTTTATAACGACTTGCCGATGTTCGACGTGGTCAAAACACCGATCGCCATGGGCAATGCCGTTCCAGAAATGAAAGCCAAAGCCGCCTGGGTCACTACCAGCAACATGGATGATGGTATCGTTAATGGCTTAAAGCACTACAATCTAATTTAAGGTAAACAAAAAGTTTAGCCAACACGTCGTCGGCTAAACTTTTTTTAGTGCTTAGATCATAGGAAAAATACGATATTTATTTTTTCAATCCCCATTAATCTTCGTCGTCATCGTCTTCTTCAACTAAGCCTTCCCAAGCTGTTTTGCCTAAAACAGCTTGCAAGCGGCGGATCGCACGGTTATTTTGGCCCCGTAAGTCAGTTAAGAAGGCGGCCATTGCTGGGCGTTCTTCCTTAGCGGCTAAGGCAATGGCGCGGTCGATAAACATATTCTGCGTTGCGTAATCATGCGCCGTGATGTCCACTAATTCCGCGTTGCTGCGGTATTTGTTGCGACCATCTTCTTCAAGCATGCTGTATTGTGTGTATTCAGCTAAGGTTGAAGGTGGTAACTCGTTTTCGTCCAACAATACTTCAGCTAAAGCGTCAAAGCTCTTGCGACCAGCGCTGATCAATTCAGTGTAAAGTGGCCGTAATGCTTCAGCGGCAAAACCATCTAAAAACCAGCTAGTTTGATGAAGCTTGATGTTGTTTACGTGGAGATTAGCCAAAATATGGCCCGTCATTGCACCGGCAGTTGGTGTGTGGTGATCAATGTCGGCTTGTTTGATTTCAGTTTGGTAACGTGCTTCGATTTCTTCTTTACTCATAGGTTTATTCCTCCAAATTTGAATGGCTAAGTTTTTATTTATTGTGCTAGTCGTAGAAAAAATTAAGCCTTAACTTTAACTTTTTCTACGGTGTAGCCTAGTTTAGTCACGACGTCGGCTAGAGCTTCAGCGCTGGTTTGTTCGTCGTTGAAGTCAGCTTTGACTTTGCTGGCGTTGAACAAAACTTTTACGTTTTCAACACCAGTATGGTTCTTGACAGCATTTTCGATTTTTTGCATGCATGATGGGCAAGTTAATGCGCCTAATTGTAAAACTGCTTTTTTAGTCATATAGAATGCAACTCCTTTGTTTAACTTTACTTGATGGTTATAGTGTACCGCCGAGTGGAGGCAGCGGAATTGACGGTGGTCAAGTTTTGGTTACTTTTTTGAAATTAACCGAATAGATAGTTATTGTGATAGTGAAAACGCGTGTTGTAAGATACTTGAAATCTCTACAACACGCGCTTTTTTGTCTATTTCACTGTCGATAACTCAGCCGCTGAGTCAGCTTTCTCATGGCCGTAATTGATCAAACGCATTGCGTTGAAGATCACGACGAGGATGCTGATTTCATGGACGAACATCCCACTAGCCATGTAGATGAAGCCGGCGACTAAGCCTAGTAGTAAGAAAGCAACGACGCCGATGGCGATGACGATGTTTTCCTTGGTGTTAAGGACGGTCTTTTTCGCTAAGCCGTACGCATGAACTAAAGCGTGGAAGCTGGATTGCATTAGGACAACGTCGGAAGTTTCGATGGCAACGTCGGTGCCGCTACCCATGGCGATCCCGATGTTTGCAGTGGCCAGTGAGGGGCTGTCATTGATACCATCGCCGACAAAAGCAACGGTGCGGCCGTCTTGCTGGAATTGTTTCACGAATTCGACTTTTTGTTCTGGCATTAATTCGGCGTGCACTTCGTCGATACCAACTTGTTGAGCGACGTAATCGGCGGTGGCCTGGTTATCGCCAGTCAGCATTACTAAATGTTTAGCGCCTTTTTCCCGTAAGTGTTGTAATTCAGCTGCAACTTCTGGGCGGATGATATCAGCGATGCCGAGCATTAATTCAAGTTTGCCGTCAACGGCGACTAGTACGATCGAGCTGCCTGTGGTTTTCAATTCAGCGAGATCTTCCTGTTGACTGGCGCTTAAGTGAACATTGTTAGCAGCGAGTAATTTATGATTACCGGCTAAAACCGCATGACCGTCGATGGTAGCAACGAGGCCTTGCCCTTTAATGGTTTGATTGTCGGTGATGGTCAGCTCTTGATAGTGATAATCGTTTTGGTCTGCATAACTGACAACGGCGCGGCCTAGAGGATGATCGGATAAGCTTTCGATCTTTGCGGTCAAGGCAAAAGCTTGTTCGAGTGGTAAGTCGTAGTTATTGACTTTGGCGACGGAAGTATTGCCTTTAGTCAGTGTGCCGGTTTTATCGAAGACGAAGGTATCGACTTTTGAGAAGGTGTCCATCGCGTCGCCACCTTTGATCAAGATACCACGTTTGGCGCCATTACCGATACCGGCAACGTTAGAGACGGGGGCACCAATAACCAAGGCACCGGGGCAACCTAGCACTAAGACAGTGATTGCCAGCTTGAAGTCACGGGAGAAAATGAAGACTAACAGGGCAATGATCAAAACGGCTGGGGTGTAATATTGGGCGAAACGATCGATAAACTTTTCAGCGTGGGACTTAGTGTCTTGGGCGTCTTCAACTAATTCGATGATCTTAGCAAAAGTGGTGTCATCGCCGACTTTAGTGGCGCGCACTTTTAAATAGCCGTCGCTGAGCATGGTGCCGGAGAAGACGTTGTCGTCAACCTGTTTAGTGATTTCCCGTGATTCACCAGTTACGGCGGATTCGTCGGTATAGCCGTGGCCATCAACGATCACACCATCGACTGGAATCGAGGCACCAGTTTTGACTAAAACGATATCGTCTTCTTCGACGTCATCTACGTCAACTTCTTCAGTGGTACCATCGTCGTGGACCAATGTGGCGGTGGTCGGTGCCATTTCTGTTAGTGATTTGATCGATTCACGGGTTTTGGATAAGGTCCGTGCTTCTAAGTAACTACCGAACAAGAATAAGAAGGTCACGATCGCGGATTCATTGTATTCACCAATGATGAAGGCACCGATCACGGCGATACTGACTAACAATTCAATACTGATGACTTTTGCCCGTAAGGCTTGGTAGGCGTGGATCATGATCGGCACAGCGGCGATGATCGAAGCAACGGCCAACACAATGTTGTAAGTGAGTAGGCTGCCAGCAAATTTACCGGCGTAGCCTAAGACGATCAAGACGGCGGACAGTAACGTGATTTGGTTGATGTGATTTTGAATCCAGTTTTGAAATTTCATTTTCCCGCACTCCTTTTAATTGAGAGTGTGTTCGGAAAAGCGGTTAGATTCTGAGCACTAGCCTAACTGGGCAATAGCAGCACGAAGTGATGCGTTTGACCAGTGTAGCTAGGCGCAGGAAGCTGCTTTTTCAACCACGTTTCTACTAAACTAATTATAAAAATTAACTTAGTGGTGATTTCCGGACACACCTTGTTTCAACTTGATGACTCTACTATAAGCGCTAGGGGGTGTGCAGGAATTGATAAGGGTCAAGTTTTGCAAAAAGTTTGCGTTTAGCGCTATTTTTTTCGCTGACGTTCAACTATAGTAATGATTAGGTTGAAAAATTGGCTGTGCGGTAAAGTGTGAGTAAGGGGATGCACCATTGATAACCAGCATTAACCTGAATTATTCACCATAAGTTCTCCAAGTACAGTGTCACCCCGGTATCATGGGCGGTACTGTGTTTTTTATTTTTCACCTTTTTAGTGCAGAAAAAGAACCTCCGATTTGGTATAGTTGATTCACCACAAGTCAGCTATCCACCAAAAGAAAGAGGTCCTTCTCATGGCAACTTTACCGGAAAAACGAGTTAATTTCAATCCTAAATTACATATTTCGCACACTGGTGGTGAACTTTCCACTGATGCTGGGCTAGTGTTGGTCAAAGAATTAATGGCGCAACTCAATTTCACGACCTTAGCGTATCAATTAATCCATTTTGATGACCAGCGCCATTACGCTCGTTACAGCAACGTTAGTCTACTAGAACAGGTCGTGCTGCAGTTGATCGCCGGTTACCCGGCCGATCTAGCTGCCACCAGTTTGCGCAATGACCCCACATTTAAATTACTATTGGCACAACCGCAATTGGCCTCACAACCGTCGTTATCCCGTTTTTGGCAACGCTGTGACGAGCAGACCATCACCTCATTACAAACGTTGAATCAAGCATTGCTTGACCAAGCGTGGACTGGCGCCAAGCAACAACAGCTGATCCTCGATATTGACTCGACTCACGCCGATACTCATGGTCATCAGGAAAAAACGGCCTTTAATGCGCATTACGGTACCACGGGTTACCATCCGCTGGTCGCTTTTGACGGGCAAACGGGCCACTGTTTAAAGGCTCAATTGCGCCCAGGTAATGTTTATACCAGTACGGATATTGCCCCCTTTATCACACCACTACTACAGCACTATCATCAAGTCAAACCGAACGCTGATATCTTGGTCCGCGGGGATAGTGGCTTTGCGACTCCAGAATTATACGAAACTTGTGAAGCCAACGACACTTTTTACTTGATCCGCCTGAAAGCCAATCGGCGGCTGAACCAACTGGCTGAAC
This is a stretch of genomic DNA from Loigolactobacillus coryniformis subsp. coryniformis KCTC 3167 = DSM 20001. It encodes these proteins:
- a CDS encoding ribose-phosphate diphosphokinase, translated to MTEHNLDPELKLIALNANRPLADKIAAATGVQLAKTSVKQFSDGEIQINLEESIRGDEVFVIQSISDPINKSLMELMIMIDALRRASAKFINVVIPYYGYSRQDRKARSREPITAKLIANLLQMDGATRVIALDLHAAQLQGFFDIPVDHLQAAPLLANYFKACGLTDVVVVSPDHSSVARARQMATLLGGAPIAIIDRRQSTTTGENLSIIGDVAGKKAIVVDDMIDTGHRIISSTEALKRAGATKVYAAGTHAVFSDNATAKLQASAVEQVVVTDSINIPDEKHFAKLAVVSVGELIGKAIQLIHDDQPIDVLFHTVADKNED
- a CDS encoding ACT domain-containing protein; translated protein: MRAVLTVVGRDKVGIVAGVSQTLAELKFNIVDMSQTIMQGSFTMMLMCELPATDVDFEQVRSQLNELGQQLGVQIRIQREEIFDTMYKI
- a CDS encoding PFL family protein: METSQILETIRMIDEENLDIRTITMGISLLDCIDPDIERACDKIYQKITTKAAHLVEVAAAIEAEYGVPIIHKRIAVTPISIIGAATAAIDYLPFAQALDRAAKKVGVNFIGGFSALVQKGYQKGDEILIHSLPQALSQTEFVCGSVNVGSSKSGINMDAVRDMGEAVKAAAALSPLAPAKLVVFANAVEDNPFMAGAFHGVGEADVVINVGVSGPGVVKRALEKVKGEPFDVVAETIKKTAFKITRVGQLVGHIAAERLDVPFGIVDLSLAPTPKVGDSVARILEEIGLETVGTHGTTAALAMLNDAVKKGGVMACNQVGGLSGAFIPVSEDEGMIAAATSGALNLEKLEAMTAVCSVGLDMIAIPGDTPATTIAAMIADEAAIGMINNKTTAVRVIPAVGAKVGDNVEFGGLLGRSPVMPVNTASSADFIARGGHIPAPIHSFKN
- a CDS encoding PLP-dependent aminotransferase family protein; translation: MEINWQPDPQVTTPLYQQISAYCRQQIQQGNWLVGEKLPAQRQLAAQFNVNRSTIVTALNDLQADGVLSSAYGDGTRVASNTWSLALDWQPYLHGQFNANLPTIQTINRLEGENYLRLSTGELAPELFPQKLVQAKLQAITPQITQMNYLEPLGALNLRQALAKRLQRWHIDVQPENILITTGSLQALDLISVALLKPGATVYTEAATYLKSLQVFQSAAATLTGIPQDDAGLCYWQIPPHSTTQQLLYTIPSFQNPTGSVMSLQRRQQLLQFAQKHQLPIIEDTAYQELWLETPPPLPLKALDRANNVLYLGTISKTLAPGLRIGWLVGPAAVIRRLSDVKMQTDYGASSLAQQLLAALLTDPAYDAYLTELRQQLRQRRDAALASLQDYLADVATWQIPRGGFYIWLKLAPTINVERLFQAALKRHILFNPGTIYGTNQALRLSFAYVAPAEFRQGIAVLAQLIKRARKD
- a CDS encoding LysE/ArgO family amino acid transporter, which encodes MAHYLQGLLFGLAYIAPIGLQNLFVINTALAQPRRRALRVAMIVTFFDISLALATFYGVGKLLTWLPWLKMVVLGIGSLIVLYIGISLLRAQAPQLKKSAPTQFSYWRATLAAFAIAWLNPQALLDGTLLLGAFRASLAPLAANFFIVGVMTASAVWFTGLTLLIAWLRDRFTTKFLLLLNRICGVVIILYALKLISEFCQSVW
- a CDS encoding DUF1697 domain-containing protein encodes the protein MRYLILLRGVNVGGNHRVVMAELRQQLTDLGFSEVRSYIDSGNLLVDSPLALAEVQAAVTTLLATQYDFPVAALVIEKEAYLTDLAQVPEWWGAVGDLRHNALFFLPTFTAAMLESLRQKITTYDQIHYGQHALFWTAPAKQNYSRSLYAKLLPMALYSAVTIRNRNTALKLAMLLQK
- a CDS encoding Cof-type HAD-IIB family hydrolase; its protein translation is MYKAVVFFDLDGTLFDNDKQVTPASIKAIAQLKANNILPVIATGRSLFEITDTLAQAGIDSCVCADGSYIQVAGRPLKTEYLKTADITAITEYAQKTNLAVSYYNPNGFVVSHENKLVRANYHELKERITVAPEAYLTTKVNMLFVFSQETDKQDDVYRKQFDGTFSFYRNNWRGLDVVKYGVSKRSGIEYLLNHTDLEHVPTYGFGDFYNDLPMFDVVKTPIAMGNAVPEMKAKAAWVTTSNMDDGIVNGLKHYNLI
- a CDS encoding ferritin-like domain-containing protein yields the protein MSKEEIEARYQTEIKQADIDHHTPTAGAMTGHILANLHVNNIKLHQTSWFLDGFAAEALRPLYTELISAGRKSFDALAEVLLDENELPPSTLAEYTQYSMLEEDGRNKYRSNAELVDITAHDYATQNMFIDRAIALAAKEERPAMAAFLTDLRGQNNRAIRRLQAVLGKTAWEGLVEEDDDDED
- a CDS encoding heavy-metal-associated domain-containing protein: MTKKAVLQLGALTCPSCMQKIENAVKNHTGVENVKVLFNASKVKADFNDEQTSAEALADVVTKLGYTVEKVKVKA